In one Oligoflexus sp. genomic region, the following are encoded:
- a CDS encoding WbuC family cupin fold metalloprotein, with protein MNEQTEDNKAQTRPIQIVDQKLLDQVSARAQASQRLRMNHNLHQLEDRVQRMLNALEPDSYVRPHRHIDPPKVEMFVILRGKSAVLIFDDAGNLENTIILSPQDICAVDIPAGHWHSLIALERGTVVMEAKDGPYIASTDKDFAGWAPRENSRDAALWLESMRARILDSMLTHLR; from the coding sequence ATGAACGAGCAGACCGAAGACAACAAAGCGCAAACACGGCCGATTCAAATTGTGGATCAAAAGCTCCTTGATCAGGTGTCGGCCAGAGCCCAGGCCTCCCAGCGCCTGCGCATGAATCATAATCTTCATCAGCTGGAAGACCGGGTGCAGCGCATGCTGAATGCCCTGGAACCAGATAGTTATGTCAGGCCCCATCGGCACATAGACCCGCCCAAGGTTGAAATGTTTGTCATTCTGCGGGGAAAAAGTGCGGTTCTGATTTTTGATGACGCAGGAAATCTGGAAAACACCATCATCCTGAGTCCCCAGGATATCTGTGCGGTCGATATTCCCGCCGGTCATTGGCATTCCCTGATCGCTTTGGAGCGCGGTACGGTTGTGATGGAAGCCAAGGATGGACCGTACATAGCCAGTACCGACAAGGATTTCGCGGGCTGGGCACCCAGGGAAAACTCCCGCGATGCCGCCCTCTGGCTCGAAAGCATGCGAGCGCGGATTCTGGACTCAATGCTAACCCATCTTCGTTAG
- the kynU gene encoding kynureninase: protein MNPLFVHPSLSEERQNAKRLDTADPLARFRAEFFQGSGIYLDGNSLGLLSRKAEKAVERVLREWKELAIEGWLDAEQPWFFLAEKIGDMAAPLVGAKASELIASGTTTSNLHSLVSTLFPSDPKRSRIVSDSLNFSSDIYVLRDQLILRGLNPETELLRISSEDGYLIDEDRIMATLDETVALLVLSTVQYRSGQLFDIKAITEKAHAVGARVIWDASHSAGSVPHEFHEWGVDGAVFCGYKYLNGGPGSTGFLYIHEKHAALKPALSGWFGHRKDTQFQLNHDFAMAAGAGRFQISTPHVLSLIPLEASLALFAEADQHELRRKSLAMTELMMAMGDRYLAPHGLRIVTPRRADQRGGHVAFAGADAFALAQALRQQGIVPDFRPPNILRLAPTAFYNTYSDLVATISCILHILEDGDLERYQKPTDIP, encoded by the coding sequence ATGAATCCTCTGTTTGTACACCCATCACTTTCAGAAGAACGGCAGAACGCCAAACGCCTGGATACGGCTGATCCTCTGGCCCGTTTCCGTGCGGAATTCTTCCAGGGTTCAGGTATCTATCTGGATGGCAATTCCCTGGGACTTTTGAGTCGCAAAGCCGAGAAGGCCGTCGAACGAGTCCTGCGTGAGTGGAAGGAACTGGCGATCGAAGGCTGGCTCGATGCGGAGCAGCCTTGGTTTTTCCTGGCGGAAAAGATCGGCGACATGGCAGCGCCACTGGTGGGTGCGAAAGCTTCTGAGCTGATTGCGAGTGGCACGACCACTTCCAACCTTCATAGCCTCGTCAGTACGCTCTTTCCATCCGACCCCAAACGGTCGCGCATTGTCAGTGACTCGCTTAATTTCTCGTCTGATATTTACGTCCTCCGTGATCAATTGATCCTGCGGGGCCTGAATCCCGAGACGGAGCTTCTGCGCATTTCAAGTGAAGACGGTTACCTGATCGACGAAGATCGCATCATGGCCACGCTGGATGAAACGGTTGCGCTGCTGGTGCTGTCGACCGTCCAGTATCGTTCAGGTCAGCTCTTCGATATCAAAGCCATCACGGAAAAGGCCCACGCTGTCGGCGCCCGGGTGATATGGGACGCGTCTCACTCAGCAGGGTCCGTTCCGCATGAATTTCACGAGTGGGGCGTCGATGGAGCTGTTTTCTGCGGCTACAAATATCTGAATGGTGGTCCTGGCAGTACGGGATTCCTCTATATTCATGAAAAGCATGCGGCGCTGAAACCGGCTCTATCGGGATGGTTCGGACATCGGAAAGACACGCAATTCCAACTGAATCACGATTTTGCAATGGCGGCGGGCGCGGGGCGCTTTCAGATTTCAACGCCTCATGTCTTGAGCCTGATTCCACTCGAAGCGTCACTTGCACTCTTTGCTGAAGCTGATCAGCATGAACTGCGCAGAAAATCTTTGGCGATGACTGAGCTGATGATGGCCATGGGGGATCGCTATCTTGCGCCTCATGGTCTTCGTATAGTAACCCCGCGCAGGGCCGATCAGCGCGGCGGACATGTGGCCTTTGCCGGAGCCGATGCCTTTGCCCTGGCTCAGGCTTTGCGTCAGCAGGGAATCGTTCCCGACTTCAGGCCGCCGAACATCCTGCGCCTCGCGCCGACGGCCTTCTATAATACCTACAGCGACCTTGTCGCCACGATCAGCTGCATTCTCCACATTCTGGAGGACGGTGATCTGGAGCGCTATCAAAAGCCCACCGACATTCCCTGA
- a CDS encoding C1 family peptidase, translating into MMSRYVLPVMMLLGGTQLAAQEIKINGMPRRLQPKPQEPYWKDSSESLREAGTSPLPEEVDLTNEQTPIKDQANRGSCAYFTTTALFEQAFKKYFPDHHDINLSEEYLIFANKALDQVNTREDASYLPRNIQTMTTRGLHLEESVPYSHSWFESGMPCASYEDDTTAPEFCRSHFGPDPAVQAALIPSDRYDVKVRSLRSIRDVQENLAAGFAVTISVPVNQNGWNGDGGFVTHSQELEDQCEVEADLCGGHTVLLTGYNEKDQVFYFKNSWGAGWGVKGYGRMPYDFVKNWSYGSFYTAEVKRLDAELVNAGSPFKLTPVVSTVRPATDAKGRTGVAVDLEFTYEAPVGTFFYVSLFPQLKGISSQDPAASPTYNPVYIVSEDGAQTIIRDTRFVLAQKPEDLIYSVEKPFQLFIADEDLEKAGVKNSRDLVLRPSIYAMSDSESYKILFREYFGLTR; encoded by the coding sequence ATGATGAGTCGGTATGTGCTGCCCGTGATGATGCTGTTGGGAGGGACGCAGCTCGCTGCGCAGGAAATCAAAATCAATGGCATGCCTCGCAGGCTGCAGCCGAAGCCTCAGGAACCTTACTGGAAAGACTCTTCTGAGAGCTTGCGGGAGGCAGGGACGAGCCCACTGCCTGAGGAGGTTGATCTTACGAACGAGCAGACTCCTATCAAGGATCAGGCCAATCGTGGAAGCTGCGCCTACTTTACGACTACAGCCCTGTTTGAACAAGCTTTCAAAAAATATTTTCCTGACCATCATGATATCAATCTTTCCGAAGAGTATCTGATCTTCGCAAACAAGGCGTTGGATCAGGTCAATACTCGCGAGGACGCCTCGTATTTGCCCAGGAACATACAGACCATGACAACCCGTGGTCTCCATCTGGAAGAGTCCGTGCCCTATTCCCATTCCTGGTTTGAAAGCGGCATGCCCTGCGCGTCTTATGAAGATGATACGACAGCGCCCGAGTTCTGCCGGAGTCACTTTGGTCCCGACCCTGCGGTGCAGGCGGCGCTTATTCCTTCGGATCGTTATGATGTTAAGGTCCGCAGCCTCAGAAGCATTCGGGACGTGCAGGAGAATCTGGCTGCTGGTTTTGCGGTGACCATATCGGTTCCTGTCAACCAGAACGGTTGGAATGGGGACGGAGGATTCGTGACCCATAGTCAGGAGCTTGAGGATCAGTGTGAGGTGGAGGCCGATCTCTGCGGTGGTCACACCGTTTTGCTCACGGGTTACAATGAAAAAGACCAGGTCTTCTATTTTAAAAATTCCTGGGGCGCAGGTTGGGGCGTGAAAGGCTATGGGCGCATGCCTTATGACTTTGTCAAAAACTGGTCTTATGGCAGCTTTTATACTGCCGAAGTGAAGCGACTGGATGCTGAACTTGTCAATGCCGGGAGTCCCTTCAAGCTGACTCCGGTCGTCAGCACGGTTCGTCCTGCCACTGACGCCAAGGGCCGCACCGGGGTCGCTGTGGATCTGGAATTCACCTATGAAGCCCCGGTTGGAACTTTCTTCTATGTGAGTCTCTTCCCACAGCTCAAAGGCATCTCGTCTCAGGACCCGGCCGCCTCACCGACCTATAATCCCGTTTATATCGTGAGCGAAGATGGTGCCCAGACCATCATTCGGGATACACGGTTTGTGCTGGCGCAAAAACCTGAGGATTTGATCTATTCCGTGGAGAAACCTTTCCAGCTCTTCATCGCGGATGAGGATCTGGAGAAGGCTGGCGTCAAAAATAGCAGAGATCTGGTGCTGCGGCCCAGCATCTACGCAATGAGTGACAGCGAATCGTATAAGATACTGTTCCGTGAGTATTTTGGTTTGACCCGTTAG
- a CDS encoding hemerythrin domain-containing protein, producing MDIIDSAKNAIESVQRALSNKNVLETAEVGDLNALELLIAQHREVDALFAAYEEAGEKAFRTKEKIYEKIAEKLRLHAELEEKHFYPSAERLDAALVREAEEEHQVLKEMLAKIDELAAEDSTFDAKVTVLKELIEHHVREEERELFPECKSKMPEEKLKEIGAIMHAETLQKDSSLQEKKSQASKTH from the coding sequence TTGGATATTATCGATAGCGCGAAAAATGCCATAGAAAGCGTTCAGAGAGCACTCAGTAACAAAAACGTTTTGGAAACCGCCGAAGTCGGGGACCTCAATGCCCTGGAGCTTCTGATCGCCCAGCACCGCGAGGTGGATGCCCTGTTCGCGGCCTACGAAGAGGCGGGTGAGAAAGCCTTCCGCACCAAAGAAAAAATCTATGAAAAAATAGCGGAAAAACTTCGCCTGCACGCAGAGCTGGAAGAAAAGCACTTCTATCCTTCCGCCGAGCGCCTGGATGCGGCACTGGTTCGTGAAGCTGAAGAGGAGCATCAGGTTCTGAAGGAAATGCTGGCCAAGATCGACGAGCTGGCGGCCGAGGATTCAACGTTTGATGCCAAGGTCACCGTGCTCAAGGAACTCATCGAGCATCACGTACGCGAAGAAGAGCGGGAACTTTTCCCTGAATGCAAAAGCAAAATGCCCGAAGAAAAGTTGAAAGAGATCGGCGCGATCATGCACGCTGAGACACTTCAGAAAGACAGCAGCCTTCAGGAGAAAAAATCCCAGGCTTCCAAAACTCACTGA
- a CDS encoding amidohydrolase encodes MRMSPKRKASRIGSLLSKPFILARSQANNGAALTIAGIDAKTPHPEGGTILRRANGEATGVLLTLAKKLVEPHIPPLTQDQEERAILKGLQLMAAEGVTSVHEAGISRKRLPAWENLARQGRLPIRVYGLLDGNDAELVANWVKRGPFDSDFFTVRGFKVYYDGSLGSRTALLAGPYSDRPHEAEMTERISIEAIRKLAEQVSPQGFQLAVHTIGDAANHKIIDLYRVLRRKFPARDLRWRLEHAQVLDAKAIREISQLGLIASMQPSHAVGLARCQGAADAQLRLARRALDTQGNPLFCCDAKDPLWAAASRLVSSAGFNRAGSPDFTIPSAQLKDIKVIETWVDGRLVKPFTGS; translated from the coding sequence ATGCGGATGTCACCGAAGCGCAAAGCGTCGCGGATAGGATCGCTGCTCTCAAAGCCTTTTATCCTCGCGCGAAGCCAGGCGAATAATGGCGCCGCGCTCACCATCGCCGGTATTGATGCTAAAACGCCTCATCCCGAAGGCGGGACCATCCTGCGCCGGGCCAATGGCGAGGCGACCGGCGTGCTCCTTACTCTGGCTAAAAAGCTCGTTGAACCTCATATCCCGCCCCTGACTCAGGATCAGGAGGAGCGAGCCATTCTCAAAGGACTGCAGCTTATGGCCGCTGAAGGCGTCACCTCGGTGCACGAGGCGGGTATCAGCAGAAAGCGTTTGCCTGCCTGGGAAAATCTCGCCCGCCAGGGCCGACTTCCTATCCGCGTCTATGGATTGCTGGATGGTAACGATGCAGAACTCGTAGCGAACTGGGTGAAACGCGGACCTTTCGACAGCGATTTCTTTACAGTTCGTGGCTTTAAGGTTTACTACGATGGATCCCTCGGTTCCCGGACGGCCCTGCTTGCCGGCCCTTATAGCGACCGGCCTCATGAAGCGGAGATGACCGAACGCATTTCGATCGAAGCCATCCGCAAACTTGCCGAGCAGGTGAGCCCTCAGGGTTTTCAGTTGGCTGTCCACACCATCGGCGATGCTGCCAATCATAAAATCATCGACCTCTATCGCGTGCTTCGTCGAAAATTCCCCGCCCGTGATTTACGCTGGCGGCTTGAGCATGCACAGGTCCTCGATGCCAAAGCCATTCGTGAGATCTCTCAACTGGGCCTGATTGCAAGCATGCAGCCTTCACACGCAGTCGGCCTTGCTCGATGCCAAGGTGCGGCTGATGCTCAACTCCGACTTGCCAGGCGAGCCCTGGACACCCAGGGAAACCCTTTATTTTGCTGTGACGCGAAAGACCCTCTATGGGCAGCCGCCTCAAGGCTGGTATCCAGCGCAGGCTTTAACCGTGCAGGAAGCCCTGACTTCACAATACCGTCTGCGCAGCTCAAGGATATCAAAGTCATCGAGACCTGGGTCGACGGCAGACTGGTGAAACCCTTCACAGGTTCATAA
- a CDS encoding alkaline phosphatase D family protein, which yields MDRRRFICSSVHGAFGLFLAQTIKAQDFLLESSNSEKLEALRERPLTRLAFGSCNYSDRDQSYWKNIAAEAPDLWIWLGDTIYGDGLNMDQRRARFRALKDNPYYAAFRSQTPVIGTWDDHDYASDNQDGSFQDKVASKQATLNFLDLASDAEVWANSGIYQSYEIGPRGQRTKVILLDLRYNQDRSRTQKKLLGDIQWAWFEDQIANLDSEFLIIGSSINVTSPSTGFGLEGWNAFGEERRRLYDLIARANVPTVLLSGDRHQAEFSRIVLGNGLPVYEFMSSGLTHSTGAALPSPYRIGKVVGNQNYGLIRIEWDGIGPQVRMEIRASQSTSVYRELNPVFATE from the coding sequence ATGGATCGTCGTCGGTTTATCTGCAGCAGTGTGCATGGTGCCTTTGGTCTTTTTCTGGCTCAGACTATCAAGGCTCAGGACTTTCTCCTGGAATCCAGCAATAGTGAAAAGCTGGAGGCCCTCCGGGAACGCCCTTTAACCAGGCTGGCCTTCGGTTCCTGCAACTATTCCGATCGCGACCAGAGCTACTGGAAAAATATAGCGGCCGAGGCTCCCGACCTTTGGATCTGGCTTGGCGATACGATCTACGGTGATGGTTTGAACATGGACCAGCGTCGGGCCCGCTTCCGCGCCTTGAAAGACAATCCCTATTACGCGGCCTTTCGCAGCCAAACCCCCGTGATTGGGACCTGGGATGACCATGATTATGCGTCGGATAATCAGGACGGAAGTTTTCAAGATAAAGTCGCGAGCAAGCAGGCCACCCTGAATTTTCTGGACCTTGCATCGGACGCGGAGGTCTGGGCCAACAGCGGCATCTATCAAAGCTATGAGATCGGTCCCCGCGGTCAACGCACCAAAGTCATCCTGCTTGACCTTCGTTATAACCAGGATCGCAGCCGCACCCAGAAAAAGCTGCTTGGGGATATTCAATGGGCCTGGTTCGAGGACCAAATCGCGAATCTCGATAGCGAATTCCTTATCATCGGCTCCAGCATCAACGTCACCTCGCCCAGCACAGGTTTTGGTCTGGAAGGCTGGAACGCTTTCGGTGAAGAAAGACGTCGGCTTTATGATCTGATCGCAAGGGCCAATGTTCCCACCGTTCTGCTCAGCGGCGATCGCCATCAGGCCGAGTTTTCCCGTATCGTCCTGGGAAATGGGCTTCCCGTGTATGAATTCATGTCGAGCGGGCTCACGCACTCAACCGGCGCGGCGCTGCCGAGTCCCTATCGAATTGGCAAGGTCGTAGGAAATCAAAACTATGGGCTCATCCGCATTGAATGGGATGGGATTGGACCTCAGGTACGTATGGAAATAAGGGCGTCGCAATCCACGAGTGTCTATCGCGAGCTCAATCCTGTTTTTGCGACTGAGTAA
- a CDS encoding DUF4421 family protein — protein sequence MHPKPILQALVFPGLMISCASPSANAGRDQLLIRPSLTTAKIRFESGLKPDVAARTAAQGLPVPKHTILEPNTDSKPGLSLGYHGFSLAISQSQPLSEEAIATKGNTKAVDYQFHGAVGWLGFDVYYQEYQGMHDTEASAATEPNPPSAYLHAYYPDLQLARKGFNLFYINDAANYKHNAHMHQAEYQAASADSLLFLTSFDYLKIQNIPGFIRELYQDETLSSSMEASAISFMLGYAFILKSDFGPWFAANVFVGRSYQIQGSLDRLPEKNATPLSADKAIVSSSVGIDRKSWFFGLSSWVDSLIIPLDRMESTFNTSSYEIFLGCRL from the coding sequence ATGCATCCAAAGCCTATCCTTCAGGCCCTGGTGTTTCCAGGTCTTATGATCAGCTGCGCGAGTCCGTCGGCGAATGCGGGGCGTGATCAGCTTCTGATTCGTCCTTCCCTGACAACGGCCAAAATTCGATTTGAATCAGGGCTGAAGCCGGACGTGGCCGCCCGCACAGCGGCTCAGGGTCTGCCTGTGCCGAAGCATACCATCCTCGAACCCAATACCGATTCGAAACCTGGCCTGTCGCTGGGATATCATGGCTTCAGTCTGGCGATCTCTCAATCCCAGCCCCTTTCCGAAGAAGCCATCGCGACCAAGGGAAACACCAAGGCTGTGGACTATCAATTCCATGGCGCAGTGGGTTGGCTTGGCTTTGACGTCTATTATCAGGAATACCAGGGCATGCATGATACCGAGGCTTCCGCAGCGACGGAACCGAATCCGCCCTCGGCCTACCTGCACGCCTATTACCCTGATCTGCAGTTGGCGCGCAAGGGCTTCAACCTTTTCTATATCAATGATGCCGCGAATTATAAGCACAACGCACACATGCATCAGGCGGAATATCAGGCCGCGAGCGCTGATTCGCTGCTGTTCCTAACCTCCTTTGATTATCTGAAGATTCAGAACATCCCGGGTTTCATCAGGGAACTTTATCAGGACGAAACTCTGTCATCGAGCATGGAAGCCAGCGCCATCAGCTTCATGCTGGGCTATGCCTTTATTCTGAAGAGTGATTTCGGTCCTTGGTTTGCCGCGAATGTTTTCGTGGGCCGATCCTACCAGATTCAAGGGTCGCTCGATCGACTGCCGGAAAAAAATGCGACGCCACTGTCTGCTGATAAGGCCATAGTATCGTCGAGCGTGGGCATCGACCGTAAAAGCTGGTTCTTCGGACTATCGTCCTGGGTGGATAGCCTCATTATTCCCTTGGACCGCATGGAATCCACGTTCAACACCTCGAGCTATGAGATTTTCCTGGGCTGCCGCCTCTAA
- a CDS encoding fatty acid desaturase family protein yields the protein MNKAKNKSFEDSLRQRINEHFASRYGSKKPKLPRLYSWYYAVCLAAGFLFPAAIVGKYMGVFQSDFDVFLFPLLAIVSAIASSLTFMGFAHALSHNELFEQDSWAGRVFKFISWDCLITISEYVWDNVHNKSHHAFTNLKVGDAEKDLDVILITNNLKQQQSAAKVLFLISIAQVVRFFRQFLSIIRLHRNYEKIHFNEWLVILAGKAYALAIFFVLPYLAFDSLYAPGLGLLYLVTQSVILVPIFLVAHTTADVKFYEVPGPKAYKEISFQRVQIETSANFAMDSRFMFWVTGGLTYQIEHHTFPDIHPHFYPEISLIIREECKKYGVSYVRYEGYWEAVRAVMKFLCDGTTHAVYQKPPQQLGTSAGKRSVG from the coding sequence GTGAACAAGGCGAAAAACAAAAGTTTTGAAGACAGCTTGCGCCAAAGGATAAATGAGCATTTTGCCTCGCGGTATGGTTCGAAAAAGCCAAAGCTCCCCAGGTTATACTCATGGTATTACGCCGTCTGTCTCGCGGCTGGGTTTCTCTTTCCTGCGGCGATCGTCGGCAAATACATGGGCGTCTTTCAATCCGACTTTGACGTCTTTCTCTTCCCGCTTCTTGCCATCGTATCCGCAATAGCTTCGTCGTTGACCTTCATGGGATTCGCCCATGCTCTGTCCCATAACGAATTGTTCGAGCAGGATTCCTGGGCAGGACGTGTTTTCAAGTTTATTTCCTGGGACTGTCTCATCACGATATCCGAATACGTGTGGGACAACGTCCATAATAAATCCCATCATGCCTTTACCAACCTGAAGGTGGGCGACGCAGAAAAAGACCTGGACGTCATCCTCATCACCAACAACCTGAAGCAGCAGCAAAGCGCAGCCAAAGTCCTCTTCTTGATCTCGATCGCCCAGGTTGTTCGCTTCTTCCGCCAGTTCCTCAGCATTATCCGTCTGCACAGGAACTACGAGAAGATTCATTTCAATGAATGGCTCGTTATCCTGGCAGGCAAAGCCTATGCCCTCGCGATCTTCTTTGTCCTTCCTTACCTGGCTTTCGATTCACTGTATGCGCCGGGCCTTGGGCTTCTCTACCTCGTCACGCAGTCGGTTATTCTCGTTCCCATCTTTCTTGTGGCTCATACCACGGCTGACGTAAAGTTCTATGAGGTGCCAGGTCCCAAAGCCTATAAAGAGATTTCATTCCAAAGAGTGCAGATCGAAACTTCGGCCAACTTCGCTATGGATTCACGCTTCATGTTCTGGGTGACCGGGGGGCTGACCTATCAGATCGAACATCATACCTTCCCGGATATTCACCCCCACTTCTATCCCGAGATATCCCTGATTATTCGGGAAGAATGCAAAAAGTATGGCGTATCCTACGTTCGCTACGAAGGCTACTGGGAGGCGGTTCGCGCCGTGATGAAGTTTCTGTGTGACGGAACCACGCACGCCGTGTATCAGAAACCGCCGCAGCAACTCGGGACAAGTGCTGGCAAGCGCAGCGTGGGCTGA
- a CDS encoding DUF1853 family protein translates to MHYQPSPSRFPWQDLHALIMDPLLLDESCPAFAGRAVSAAWFHAMQQRSVAWLQGLKQNPEPLKEWLSSQPSHRLGFYFEQLFAFWLSRMEKTSVSRHRPVTRDGRTVGELDILGLDRDTGQALHFELAIKYYLQTARDRSELCDFVGPRAQDRLDLKLERLFQKQLRLLETEDGLRAVPQDLRHRPFVSRAFVKGGLFYPLDLWLESQAPPVPIGVNRSAPLGWWLRITPRAPQEWSLLQAEKWSLLPRLEWMSRQTREHDDPELLDPPRFWEYCRQTIHTRNRALLTIGYASAGQSGLWREVTRGFLLPESWPLIMPK, encoded by the coding sequence ATGCATTATCAACCCTCGCCCTCGCGCTTTCCCTGGCAGGATCTTCATGCTTTGATCATGGACCCTCTTCTTCTTGATGAAAGCTGCCCGGCTTTTGCAGGGCGTGCGGTGTCCGCCGCATGGTTTCACGCGATGCAGCAGCGTTCTGTGGCCTGGCTTCAGGGGCTCAAGCAGAATCCCGAGCCCCTCAAAGAATGGCTGTCCTCCCAGCCCTCTCATCGACTTGGTTTTTACTTTGAACAGCTCTTTGCGTTCTGGTTGAGCCGAATGGAGAAGACGTCGGTCTCGCGTCACAGGCCGGTGACACGGGATGGCAGGACCGTGGGGGAGCTTGATATCCTTGGTCTGGACCGGGATACGGGACAGGCCTTGCACTTTGAATTGGCTATCAAATATTATCTGCAGACCGCGAGGGACAGATCTGAACTTTGCGATTTCGTAGGACCCCGGGCGCAGGACCGCCTGGATTTGAAACTTGAGAGGCTCTTTCAAAAGCAGCTCCGATTATTGGAAACAGAGGATGGCTTACGCGCTGTCCCACAGGACCTCCGGCATCGTCCCTTTGTGTCCAGGGCCTTTGTGAAAGGCGGGCTCTTTTACCCGCTTGATCTGTGGTTGGAATCCCAGGCACCACCTGTCCCCATCGGAGTCAACCGATCCGCGCCCCTGGGCTGGTGGCTGCGGATAACTCCGCGCGCTCCACAGGAATGGAGCTTATTACAGGCGGAAAAATGGTCGCTTCTTCCGCGCCTGGAATGGATGTCCCGGCAGACGCGGGAACATGATGATCCTGAACTCCTCGATCCTCCGCGTTTTTGGGAATACTGTCGGCAGACCATTCACACGCGGAATCGGGCGCTGCTCACCATTGGTTATGCTTCGGCGGGCCAGTCAGGCCTTTGGCGCGAGGTCACGCGCGGTTTTCTACTGCCTGAAAGCTGGCCGCTCATTATGCCGAAGTGA
- a CDS encoding tetratricopeptide repeat protein, producing the protein MINGKDVRLAVTARGQEDAARIVHVTQSLKFPNVDVFLNTRDTYQAAVRRQYQLFITYQNFADMSGLTMIQSLRETGNYGLEPHMVLVDNLDRLIMVVLAEHNIKYVIPKPFDSSHILQKLQSLFHEELTLSEEEKAFREAHAAMSSGLVDMALDLATKLVKSHKPLEKSLLLLGDIFLKLGRHDDARKVYQKARELFPQSYVPTHKIAKLLMKEKRFDEAVPLLDELARLSPLNLEILANTGLSNFELGRYEEAKAAMKKLKTLDRLRKDANEVLARVAMRAGDFRGSLAALQDSHGSKELFEVLHREVQTMREQKAYVRVIDFYLKFIEMMQDHPYLYDLYYRLGIAYQDIFDEMNAKRYLKKALQMEPDYEPAALALTKMG; encoded by the coding sequence ATGATAAACGGAAAGGACGTCCGTTTAGCCGTAACCGCACGGGGTCAGGAGGATGCCGCTCGCATTGTACACGTCACGCAGAGTCTTAAATTCCCGAATGTCGACGTATTTTTGAACACCAGGGATACCTACCAGGCTGCGGTCCGGCGTCAGTATCAATTGTTCATCACCTATCAGAACTTTGCGGACATGTCGGGCCTGACGATGATCCAGTCCTTGCGCGAGACGGGGAACTATGGCCTGGAACCTCATATGGTCCTGGTCGATAATCTTGATCGCCTGATCATGGTTGTGCTCGCGGAACACAATATCAAATACGTGATCCCGAAACCCTTCGACAGCTCGCATATACTGCAGAAGCTTCAGAGTCTTTTCCATGAAGAACTGACCCTTTCTGAAGAGGAAAAGGCGTTTCGGGAAGCTCATGCCGCCATGTCCAGCGGGCTGGTGGACATGGCACTTGATTTGGCCACGAAACTGGTCAAGAGTCATAAGCCGCTGGAGAAGAGTCTTCTCTTGCTCGGTGATATTTTTCTGAAACTCGGCCGGCATGATGATGCGCGCAAGGTCTATCAGAAGGCCCGCGAGCTCTTTCCTCAGTCGTATGTTCCGACTCATAAGATCGCCAAGCTGCTCATGAAAGAGAAGCGCTTTGATGAAGCCGTGCCCCTGCTTGATGAGCTGGCCCGTCTGAGCCCTTTGAATCTGGAGATTCTGGCCAATACAGGTCTATCCAACTTTGAGCTGGGGCGCTATGAGGAGGCGAAGGCGGCCATGAAAAAACTGAAAACCCTGGACCGACTGCGCAAGGACGCGAATGAGGTGCTGGCTCGGGTGGCTATGCGGGCGGGTGATTTTCGGGGGAGCCTTGCGGCTTTGCAGGATTCGCATGGCTCCAAGGAACTTTTTGAGGTTTTGCACCGTGAAGTGCAGACCATGCGCGAGCAGAAAGCCTATGTTCGCGTCATAGATTTCTATTTGAAGTTTATTGAGATGATGCAAGACCATCCTTATCTCTATGATCTTTATTATAGGCTAGGGATCGCTTATCAGGACATTTTCGATGAAATGAACGCGAAGCGTTACTTGAAGAAAGCCCTGCAGATGGAGCCTGATTATGAGCCGGCGGCTCTTGCTCTAACGAAGATGGGTTAG